The Cylindrospermopsis curvispora GIHE-G1 genome contains a region encoding:
- the shc gene encoding squalene--hopene cyclase has translation MQTQPRINIKEITQAIAASQEHLLSIQRPEGYWWGELESNVTITVEVLLLHKIWGTCENRALYKIENYLRCQQREHGGWELYYGDGGDLSTSVEAYMGLRLLGVPATDTALVKAKSWILKKGGISKTRIFTKLHLALIGCYNWRGLPSLPPWVMLLPDYFPFNIYELSSWARSSTVPLLIVFNRKPVFDIDSPISLDELYAEGIDNAQWELPKNNDWSDIFTLLDDGFKLAETLNLVPLRDQGIKAAEKWILERQESTGDWGGIIPAMLNSLLALKCLNYKADDPIIYGGLKAVDNFVIETDNSYCVQPCVSPVWDTAWAIRALIDSGMAPDDPVIVKAGEWLIDKQIIDYGDWAVKNKQGQPGAWAFEFHNRFYPDVDDSAVVVMALHQAKLPNENLKKQAIKRAVNWIISMQCKSGGWAAFDIDNDQEWLNYIPYGDLKAMIDPNTADVTARVIEMLGVCKLSIPSQKLDQAMNYLLGEQETEGCWFGRWGVNYIYGTSGVLSALALINPQKYLSNIEKGANWLKQVQNPDGGWGETCLSYGDPNFKGKGDSTPSQTAWGLMGLIAAGEARQNFDLTTMEKAVNYLLTTQRLDGTWDESYFTGTGFPGHFYLKYHLYQQYFPLLALGRYRRIVNSTWP, from the coding sequence ATGCAAACACAACCTAGGATAAATATCAAGGAAATTACCCAGGCGATCGCAGCTAGTCAAGAGCATCTATTGTCAATCCAGAGACCAGAGGGCTATTGGTGGGGTGAACTAGAGTCAAATGTGACTATTACTGTAGAAGTTTTACTGTTACATAAAATTTGGGGAACCTGTGAAAACAGGGCTTTATATAAAATTGAAAATTATTTGCGATGCCAACAAAGAGAACATGGTGGTTGGGAACTATACTATGGAGATGGGGGAGATCTCAGTACCAGTGTGGAAGCTTATATGGGTTTAAGGTTATTGGGAGTACCTGCAACAGATACAGCACTGGTAAAAGCTAAATCCTGGATTTTAAAAAAAGGTGGCATTAGTAAAACCCGGATTTTCACCAAATTACATCTAGCACTAATAGGTTGTTATAACTGGCGCGGGTTACCTTCATTACCACCCTGGGTCATGTTATTACCAGATTATTTCCCCTTTAATATTTATGAGCTTTCCAGTTGGGCCCGTTCTAGCACAGTACCATTATTAATAGTCTTTAATCGAAAACCAGTCTTTGATATAGATTCTCCCATTAGTTTAGATGAGCTATATGCTGAAGGAATAGATAATGCGCAGTGGGAACTGCCAAAAAACAATGATTGGTCAGACATCTTCACCCTATTAGATGATGGGTTCAAATTGGCAGAAACTTTAAATTTAGTCCCATTGCGAGACCAGGGGATAAAAGCAGCAGAGAAATGGATTTTAGAGCGCCAAGAGTCTACAGGAGACTGGGGGGGAATTATTCCTGCCATGTTAAATTCCCTATTAGCTTTAAAATGTCTAAACTATAAAGCAGACGACCCAATTATTTATGGAGGTTTAAAGGCGGTTGATAATTTTGTCATCGAAACAGATAACAGCTACTGCGTGCAGCCTTGTGTCTCTCCCGTATGGGACACAGCCTGGGCAATTCGGGCCCTAATTGATTCGGGTATGGCTCCGGATGACCCAGTAATTGTTAAAGCTGGGGAATGGTTAATAGATAAGCAAATAATAGATTATGGAGACTGGGCTGTCAAAAATAAACAAGGCCAACCTGGTGCTTGGGCATTTGAATTCCACAATCGCTTTTATCCTGATGTGGATGATTCCGCTGTGGTGGTGATGGCCTTACATCAAGCCAAATTACCGAATGAAAATCTAAAAAAACAAGCTATTAAACGAGCTGTGAATTGGATTATATCCATGCAATGCAAATCCGGGGGTTGGGCCGCTTTTGATATTGATAATGACCAAGAATGGCTAAATTATATCCCATACGGTGATTTAAAAGCTATGATTGACCCTAATACTGCGGATGTTACCGCTAGGGTAATTGAAATGTTGGGTGTTTGTAAACTATCCATCCCATCCCAGAAGCTAGATCAAGCTATGAATTATCTGCTGGGGGAGCAAGAAACAGAAGGTTGTTGGTTTGGACGTTGGGGAGTTAATTATATCTATGGAACTAGTGGTGTACTATCAGCTTTGGCCTTGATTAATCCCCAGAAATATCTTAGTAATATAGAAAAAGGTGCCAACTGGTTGAAACAAGTACAAAACCCTGACGGTGGTTGGGGTGAAACCTGTTTGAGTTATGGTGACCCCAACTTTAAGGGAAAAGGTGATAGCACACCATCTCAAACCGCATGGGGATTAATGGGACTCATTGCTGCTGGTGAAGCAAGGCAAAACTTTGATTTGACCACTATGGAAAAAGCTGTTAATTACTTATTAACAACCCAAAGATTAGACGGTACTTGGGATGAGTCATACTTTACCGGAACTGGTTTCCCCGGTCATTTTTATCTCAAATATCATCTCTATCAACAGTATTTTCCCTTACTAGCTTTGGGGAGATATAGGAGAATTGTGAACTCTACTTGGCCTTAA
- a CDS encoding SpoIID/LytB domain-containing protein, producing MKNQLHLNNLLNTLSPHRWSKNWWIAIIVWFAFTAPAQASVILRIAIEKEVEQIKVGASTTAIVKDGSGRNLGELTGSNSYAAQAIPGGVALDRWQSGLFWIEPTAKGYVYIGDRWFRGRTLIVSTGKGITAVNWVDLEEYLYSVVGGEMSSSWHEEALKAQAIAARTYALYKRKEQRNNPLYDLGDSPDSWQVYHGVSSESPKTYSAVDVTKGQVLTYENQIILSAFHACSGGHTENVEDVWGNPLPYLRAVQDFDQNIRECNWNSTFSSEQISDRVPGVGSVREIIIESLSPFRSVKTLRIVGDQGSKVLKGEEVRTILKLRSTRFTVNKDVNGNFVLQGLGFGHGLGMSQWGAYILAKNGFNYLQILGYYYKGVALTPIKAK from the coding sequence ATGAAAAACCAATTACACTTGAATAATTTACTAAACACTTTATCTCCTCACCGTTGGAGCAAAAATTGGTGGATAGCTATTATTGTATGGTTCGCTTTTACCGCTCCTGCTCAAGCATCCGTTATTTTGCGTATAGCTATCGAAAAGGAAGTTGAGCAAATTAAGGTTGGTGCATCCACTACAGCTATAGTTAAGGATGGTTCTGGACGCAATTTAGGAGAACTAACAGGTAGTAATTCCTATGCAGCACAGGCAATCCCAGGAGGAGTAGCTTTAGATAGATGGCAGTCTGGTTTATTTTGGATTGAACCCACTGCTAAAGGATATGTCTACATAGGCGATCGCTGGTTTCGTGGTAGAACTCTTATTGTATCTACAGGGAAGGGTATAACCGCTGTCAACTGGGTAGACCTAGAAGAGTATCTCTACAGTGTAGTTGGTGGAGAAATGAGCTCTAGTTGGCATGAAGAAGCTCTCAAAGCCCAGGCGATCGCAGCTCGTACCTATGCTTTGTACAAGAGAAAGGAACAACGGAACAATCCTCTCTATGACCTAGGGGATAGTCCTGATAGTTGGCAAGTTTATCACGGTGTAAGTAGTGAATCTCCTAAAACCTATAGTGCGGTTGATGTAACTAAGGGTCAGGTTCTCACTTATGAGAACCAAATTATTCTTTCAGCATTTCACGCTTGTTCTGGTGGACACACGGAAAATGTGGAGGATGTATGGGGAAACCCTCTTCCTTACTTGCGAGCAGTTCAAGATTTTGACCAAAACATCAGGGAATGTAACTGGAACAGCACTTTCAGTTCTGAACAAATTAGTGACCGTGTCCCCGGTGTAGGTAGTGTGAGAGAAATAATTATTGAGTCCCTATCTCCTTTTCGCAGTGTTAAAACTTTAAGAATTGTTGGTGATCAAGGAAGCAAGGTTCTCAAAGGTGAAGAAGTTCGTACCATCCTCAAGCTTAGAAGCACCCGTTTCACGGTGAATAAAGATGTAAATGGTAACTTTGTTCTACAAGGATTAGGTTTTGGCCATGGTTTAGGAATGAGTCAATGGGGAGCTTATATTCTAGCCAAAAATGGATTCAACTACTTACAAATCCTAGGATACTACTACAAGGGTGTAGCTTTAACTCCGATTAAGGCCAAGTAG
- a CDS encoding GumC family protein has translation MTTTILNDKSMVNTQTKKRFDIEKISKILSYRRFLIMGISCGVISVTSLIAVITKPMYQSSMQVMISDDLEPELRSNQTSNKTDSYGHQMRFLLSGKLLQKAVDILHKDYPDIQLKDIRDKVDFGADGQLQIRLADNISSTSKVNNPIFVISFKDSNPVKTQRVLQALEKAYQDYNLEVKNQRLSQGINFVNSQLPKLQTNALAAEKKLAIFQKKHSLIDPQIQTKVFFQSLTDIQKQRENYRSQIKDLDARIKDIERKLLSFQNQQSFASLNDGKNYQNLVAEIRKTEANLAQQLSRYTESYPVVIRLKEKHKMQLEVLKKELQLSQVNNSTKDKLNPEYIAGIEKTLSEDLSQFQKQQIQLVEQDNKLAKSELEIRELLSKFPGIITEYNQLLSATKIQRQNLGQMLQFQQSLGMKIAQSSFQLQVLETPNIGIYIGNRKWLLILGGIVTGPILGIIVVLVREMFNRAIISPLDLQNIANIPLIGCLPQLGTSIFKNSWKSRLKTRLKETIQQKRQTAAIAETTSNVISLSGNQNLDMIYHNLQVHHNSLPFKSLMLTSALPGEGKTTLAIGLGASAANMHQRVLVIDGNLRSPELHKVLSIHNDWGLSLLLLDDIKTQFANYVQPIHPLIDVLTAGPQPDNVVSLLTSGKFQELLEVLEGIYDLVIIDACSLLDGVEARIMASVSNSIVMVGRIGQLTPDQLIQAREILSDFNLIGIVSNQFHHSDTNFNF, from the coding sequence GTGACCACAACTATTCTCAATGATAAATCGATGGTTAATACCCAGACAAAAAAAAGATTTGATATAGAAAAAATATCAAAAATTCTCTCATATCGGCGCTTTTTGATCATGGGTATTTCCTGTGGAGTAATTTCAGTTACAAGTCTGATTGCTGTTATCACGAAACCCATGTATCAAAGCTCCATGCAGGTCATGATTAGTGATGATTTGGAACCAGAGTTAAGATCTAATCAGACTTCTAATAAAACTGACTCTTATGGTCACCAAATGAGGTTTTTACTCAGTGGCAAACTCTTACAAAAAGCGGTGGATATACTGCATAAAGATTATCCAGATATTCAATTAAAAGATATTAGAGACAAAGTTGATTTTGGTGCAGATGGGCAATTACAAATTAGACTTGCTGATAATATTTCATCAACATCTAAAGTTAATAATCCCATATTTGTTATTTCATTTAAAGATTCCAATCCAGTCAAAACACAAAGAGTGCTACAAGCTCTAGAAAAGGCTTATCAAGATTATAATCTGGAAGTAAAAAATCAGCGTCTTAGTCAAGGAATAAATTTCGTAAATAGTCAATTGCCAAAATTGCAAACTAATGCTTTAGCTGCAGAGAAAAAATTGGCTATTTTTCAAAAAAAACATAGTCTTATTGATCCACAAATACAAACGAAAGTCTTCTTCCAATCTTTGACTGATATTCAAAAGCAACGAGAAAATTATCGTTCTCAAATTAAAGATTTAGATGCAAGAATCAAAGATATAGAAAGAAAACTCTTATCTTTCCAAAACCAACAAAGTTTCGCCAGTTTAAATGATGGTAAAAATTATCAAAACTTGGTTGCAGAAATTAGAAAGACAGAAGCTAACTTAGCTCAACAACTTTCTCGTTATACTGAAAGCTATCCGGTGGTAATTAGGCTCAAAGAAAAACACAAAATGCAACTGGAGGTTCTGAAAAAAGAACTACAACTTTCCCAGGTCAATAACTCAACAAAGGATAAATTAAACCCCGAATATATTGCAGGAATAGAAAAGACATTATCCGAAGATTTATCCCAGTTCCAAAAACAACAAATTCAGCTGGTTGAGCAGGATAATAAATTGGCTAAATCTGAACTTGAAATTCGCGAGCTTTTGAGTAAATTTCCAGGTATTATTACAGAGTATAATCAGCTATTGTCAGCAACAAAAATCCAGAGACAGAATCTTGGACAAATGCTACAATTTCAACAATCTTTAGGAATGAAAATTGCTCAAAGCAGTTTTCAGTTGCAAGTTTTAGAGACACCAAATATAGGGATTTATATTGGAAACAGAAAATGGCTATTGATTCTGGGAGGAATAGTAACCGGACCAATTTTGGGTATTATTGTAGTGTTGGTACGGGAAATGTTCAACCGGGCAATTATTTCACCCCTAGACTTACAAAACATTGCCAACATTCCTTTAATTGGTTGTCTTCCTCAATTAGGCACGTCTATTTTTAAAAATAGTTGGAAAAGCAGACTCAAAACTAGATTAAAAGAAACAATTCAACAAAAACGACAAACAGCAGCAATTGCGGAAACTACAAGCAATGTAATTAGCTTATCTGGTAATCAGAACCTGGATATGATTTATCATAATCTGCAAGTCCACCATAATTCCCTGCCATTTAAATCTTTAATGTTGACTTCTGCATTACCAGGAGAAGGTAAAACAACTTTAGCTATAGGCTTAGGTGCTAGTGCGGCAAATATGCACCAAAGAGTATTAGTTATTGATGGAAATTTACGCTCTCCCGAATTGCACAAAGTTCTGTCAATTCATAATGATTGGGGTTTATCTCTGTTATTGCTGGACGATATCAAGACACAATTTGCCAATTATGTTCAACCCATTCATCCCCTGATTGATGTTCTCACCGCAGGACCACAACCAGATAATGTAGTTAGTTTATTGACATCGGGAAAATTCCAGGAGTTACTGGAAGTGTTGGAAGGTATTTATGATCTGGTAATTATTGATGCTTGTTCCCTATTGGATGGTGTAGAAGCTAGAATTATGGCATCGGTTTCTAATAGTATTGTCATGGTGGGAAGAATTGGACAATTAACTCCAGATCAACTCATACAAGCTAGGGAAATATTGAGCGATTTCAATTTAATTGGTATTGTCTCTAATCAATTCCACCATTCTGATACCAACTTTAATTTTTAA
- a CDS encoding DUF1361 domain-containing protein, with protein sequence MKAEVIELIVKVIQVLQINIRWMTWNLFLAFIPLVLSIWLFRGRQKPSLVWWPVFLVFYAFLPNAPYLLTDVIHLIDDIRNIPSIWVITLILIPTYLLVILAGFQAYVISLINLGHYLHRIQRSSWIMPVELITHILNAIGIYWGRFLRFNSWDLVTQPDTILTKGIEELLGKQPLVIILISFIILWALYSLMKQITLGIISRQERKVSTQDNIRIGRL encoded by the coding sequence ATGAAAGCAGAAGTAATAGAATTAATAGTGAAAGTTATCCAGGTATTACAAATAAATATCAGATGGATGACATGGAACTTATTTTTAGCATTTATCCCCTTAGTTCTAAGTATTTGGTTATTTCGTGGGAGACAAAAACCATCCTTAGTTTGGTGGCCAGTATTTTTAGTGTTCTATGCTTTTCTACCCAATGCTCCTTACCTATTAACGGATGTCATTCATCTGATTGATGACATTCGCAATATTCCATCAATTTGGGTAATTACACTAATCTTGATTCCCACATATTTATTAGTCATCCTAGCTGGATTTCAAGCTTATGTTATTTCCCTCATTAATTTAGGTCACTATTTGCATCGTATCCAGCGAAGTTCATGGATTATGCCAGTAGAATTAATTACCCATATACTAAATGCCATTGGCATTTATTGGGGGCGTTTCTTGCGCTTTAACAGCTGGGATCTAGTTACTCAACCAGATACAATATTAACTAAAGGTATAGAAGAATTACTAGGAAAACAACCGCTAGTAATTATCCTTATCAGCTTCATAATTCTCTGGGCATTATACTCATTGATGAAACAAATTACCCTAGGAATTATTTCTAGACAAGAAAGAAAAGTTTCCACTCAAGATAATATCAGGATAGGAAGGCTATAA
- a CDS encoding energy-coupling factor ABC transporter ATP-binding protein, which translates to MTSLTSYSSITHLFPETLVLEVKSLVYAYTNKCTILKNISFKLKTGDRVALIGATGSGKSTLLENLIGLKYPQSGTITINGIPVEPNTVAKIRKQIGFVFQDANDQLFMPTVLEDITFGPLNYGVAPVVAKEKARQLLADFGLEKYAHRSHHELSGGQRRLAAIASVLALEPEILILDEPTTGLDPAWRRHLAQVLLKLPIQVLLIASHDLNWLGKVTQRALVLTDGKIQIDRPIQPLLADGKTLDDLGLPVGW; encoded by the coding sequence TTGACATCCTTAACCTCCTATTCTTCCATAACCCACTTGTTTCCTGAGACCCTTGTCCTGGAAGTGAAAAGTCTAGTGTATGCTTATACAAATAAGTGTACAATCTTAAAAAATATTTCATTTAAATTAAAAACAGGCGATCGCGTGGCTTTAATTGGTGCTACTGGTTCAGGGAAAAGCACTCTTTTAGAAAACCTAATTGGGTTAAAGTATCCTCAGAGTGGCACAATTACCATCAATGGGATTCCTGTGGAGCCAAATACTGTAGCAAAAATACGTAAACAAATTGGATTTGTCTTTCAGGATGCCAATGATCAACTGTTTATGCCAACAGTATTAGAAGATATTACCTTTGGACCGCTAAACTATGGTGTTGCACCAGTGGTAGCTAAAGAAAAGGCCAGACAACTACTAGCTGATTTTGGTTTAGAAAAATATGCCCATCGTTCCCATCATGAACTATCTGGAGGTCAAAGACGTTTAGCTGCAATTGCATCAGTATTAGCTTTAGAGCCAGAAATCTTGATTTTAGACGAACCAACCACCGGACTAGATCCTGCATGGAGAAGACATTTAGCCCAAGTCCTATTAAAATTGCCCATACAGGTTCTGTTAATTGCTTCCCATGACTTAAACTGGTTGGGTAAAGTCACCCAACGTGCGTTAGTGCTAACAGATGGTAAAATTCAAATAGACCGTCCAATTCAACCCCTGTTAGCAGATGGTAAAACTCTAGATGACTTGGGTTTACCGGTAGGTTGGTGA
- a CDS encoding energy-coupling factor transporter transmembrane component T family protein: protein MLKISLPLRLQLSLIVVIGTAFLKYHSWLQLYIYGAIALVWLVILGVEIVKLGSLLGGELIFLCLVALPLGWEKASFLLVRSLICLIVMNSFLLTLPPHSFGIALKGLPIPLVLKENLLLAGQYLEILLAEIHRMQRGAQLRGLSGTRGWLRYASAAMIGALYLRTLERAERVYAAMITRGYNGQLPMDSQPKPQELLTIILVIVIASYITVSSY from the coding sequence ATGCTTAAAATATCCTTGCCATTACGTTTACAACTGTCCCTAATTGTAGTGATCGGAACTGCTTTTTTAAAGTATCACAGTTGGCTGCAATTATACATTTATGGAGCGATCGCCCTAGTATGGTTGGTGATATTAGGGGTAGAGATAGTCAAACTGGGTAGTTTACTGGGTGGGGAATTAATTTTCCTGTGTTTGGTAGCATTACCCCTAGGGTGGGAAAAGGCCAGTTTTTTATTAGTTCGTTCTCTGATTTGTTTAATAGTGATGAACAGCTTTTTACTTACCCTACCACCCCACAGTTTTGGCATTGCGCTCAAAGGATTACCCATTCCTCTAGTATTAAAAGAAAATTTACTCCTAGCAGGACAATACCTAGAAATTCTGCTGGCCGAAATTCACCGGATGCAGCGCGGTGCCCAACTGCGTGGTTTAAGTGGTACTAGGGGATGGTTACGTTATGCTAGTGCGGCTATGATTGGTGCTTTGTATTTAAGGACTTTAGAAAGAGCAGAGCGAGTTTATGCTGCTATGATTACCCGTGGTTACAACGGTCAACTTCCCATGGATTCCCAACCTAAACCACAAGAACTTTTGACAATTATTTTAGTAATTGTTATTGCTAGTTATATCACTGTTAGTTCATATTAA
- a CDS encoding energy-coupling factor ABC transporter permease, producing MHIPDGFISVPVATTTSLASVAALFISFRRSQTAFGVRRAPLLGLTTAFIFAAQMVNFPVAGGTSGHLSGAALGAIILGSPWAGILCLATVLIIQAVLFADGGITALGANILNLGVIGVWVSWILTQTLQRLLGGSVQRLPLAAGIAAGISVVVSAIACAIELAISGTAPVNLVLPTMTGIHILIGIGEGLITGGVLAYLARSRPDLLPGEEEKFGGWLVPVVSILLIAGVISLFASAWPDGLEKAAENLGFINLAQEVRIVVPTPFADYEIDGLGQIGTSITGLLGATACFAVAFGIAKVIRPKNA from the coding sequence ATGCATATACCAGATGGATTTATTTCAGTACCGGTAGCAACAACTACTAGTTTAGCCAGTGTAGCTGCATTATTTATATCATTCAGGCGATCGCAAACTGCCTTTGGAGTACGTCGAGCTCCCTTATTAGGACTAACCACAGCCTTTATATTTGCTGCGCAGATGGTAAATTTTCCCGTAGCTGGAGGTACGAGTGGACACCTTTCAGGTGCTGCATTAGGAGCAATAATTTTAGGCAGTCCTTGGGCGGGAATTTTGTGTTTAGCAACGGTTTTGATTATTCAAGCTGTGTTATTTGCTGATGGTGGAATTACTGCTTTAGGAGCTAACATTTTAAACTTAGGAGTAATTGGGGTTTGGGTATCATGGATATTGACCCAGACTTTACAGCGTTTGCTGGGTGGTTCTGTACAACGTTTACCCCTAGCAGCAGGTATAGCAGCAGGAATTAGTGTAGTAGTATCAGCGATCGCCTGTGCTATTGAGTTAGCGATTTCTGGGACAGCACCGGTGAATTTAGTCTTACCTACAATGACGGGTATACATATTCTAATTGGTATAGGGGAAGGATTAATTACCGGGGGTGTACTAGCGTATTTAGCCAGATCCCGTCCAGATTTACTACCGGGAGAGGAAGAGAAATTCGGGGGTTGGTTGGTACCGGTGGTGAGCATTTTGTTGATTGCTGGAGTTATATCCTTGTTTGCTTCTGCATGGCCAGATGGCCTAGAAAAAGCGGCGGAGAATTTAGGATTTATTAACTTAGCCCAAGAAGTAAGAATTGTTGTACCCACCCCCTTTGCTGACTATGAAATTGACGGGTTAGGGCAAATTGGTACAAGTATTACTGGTTTATTAGGTGCGACAGCTTGCTTTGCCGTAGCCTTTGGGATTGCTAAGGTGATTAGACCTAAGAATGCTTAA